CCACTGGCCGTCAAGCCTGAGCGGAGCTGGATGCTCTTGGAGGACTTCGGCGGCAAGACGCTGCGAGAGGCCGGTGTGGTCTACTGGCAAGACGCCCTGACGCGTTTCAGCCACATGCAGGTCGCAGCGACTAGGCACGTCGGCGCACTTTTGGGGGCGGGCTGCACGGACCGGCGTCTGGACACCCTGAGTGCGCAACTCCCCTCCCTGCTCCATGACGCGGAAGAGCTTGGCAGCTTGAGCGAGGAAGAACGGCAACGGCTTCATGCCTTGGAGCCCAAACTCAATGCGATGATTCAAGACCTGAATGGTTACGGCATCCCGCAGACCCTTGTCCACGGCGACTTGAACTTCAACAACGTGGCGCTGAGTGGGGACAGGATCGTCTTCTTCGACTGGACGGACGGCGCGATCGCGCACCCTTTTTTTGACCTCATGTCCTTCGTCTATTTTGATGATGCCGCCAGCATCGGACCTGAACGTTGGGAGGAGATGCTGGCGGCTTATCTCGAGCCTTGGACGGCTTTTGAGCCCATGCCACGCCTCCGCCAAGCCTACGACCTTGCCATCATGCTGGCGCTCCTCCACCACGCGATCTCTTACAAAAACATCCGTGAGAGCCAGGAGGAAGGGGCGCGTTGGGAGCTTGGGGGAACCACCGCCTATCTGCTCAGGACCCTGCTGGGGAAGGTGAGCAAGTGACAGGGCTCTCGGGTCATCTGCTCACGGCGCGGCTCTGCCCGGTGACCGCTTCCGGCTCTTCAGGCGGGGGCACCACTCGAGCGCGGGCCTCTGAGCCTTGGCGGACAAGGAAAACCGCTTGAGCGAGGCGGTGTTCTCCTACCGGGTCGGCAAGGACGGCAAGGTATTTATCGCCTGGCACGGCCGGACGGTGACGGTGCTCACGGGTAGCGGGGCCAAAAAGTTCCTGGCCAAGGTCGCCGGCCTTAGCGACGGCGAGGCGCAGCTCGTGATGGCCAAGGCGACGGGAAATTTCAAGAGGGGCAACGAACGGTGAGCCCTTTCACAGCTCGATCTCGACCCGGGCGCAACTCGTGGCGTAGCCGAGGGCCCGCTTGGTGACGGGAAAGACACGGCTGCTCGCTATCGCCAGGGCCAGTTCCACCAGCCCCTCTTCCCCAAAGCGCGCCACGAGACGCGGCCGCAGCGAGTCTTCCCCACCCGTAGCCCCGACCACCGCGTCCGCAAAGCGGTAGACGTCAGCGAGTTCTGGGCTGAGCGCGTCCACCCTTGCGTCCAGCACCGCCCGGATGACGGCAGCCGGAACCCCCTGCTTGCGCGCCATGTTGACCTCGATCTGCAAGCAGGTGCCGCAGTCCTCGTCCCGGCTCGCCACGATGCGCGCCACGCAACAGGCCGACGCGGGGAGCACCCGGCGGTGCGCCGCCAAGGGCGTAAACAGCGCGAACTTGAAAAAGGCCCGCTTCGATACCCGGGCAAGGTGACGCAGGTAGTCCAAAGACGCGCCCAGGGTCTTCTCTTCGGCCTCGAGCTTGCGCGAAATGAGCCTATCGATCATGCCGAATCTCCTCCATCACTATTCTTTATCACTGTAGCGACTATATAACGACATCCCGCGCGAGCGCCGCCAAGATCCGCCTGTAGGGCGCCGCCTTTTTCACTACCGCCGAAAGCCCTATGCTTACAATGTTTGATCACAAAAGGCGCCATGACAGAGACCGACGACACCCTCAGGAAAAAGGCCTTGGAGGTCTACAGGTGCCTGCTCGAGATGCACGGTGAACGAGCGCTCGAGCCGCGCCGCGAGCCCATGCACGAGCTCGTCTCGACCATGCTCTCCCACCGCACCACGCAGCGCAACGAAGAACTGGCCTTTGAGCGAATGTGGGAGCGCTTCGATTCCTGGGAGGCCATCCGCGACGCGCCCGTCGCCGAACTCGCCGAGGCCATCGCCCCCGCCAACTTCGCCGAGGTCAAGGCGCCCAACATCAAAAGGGCGCTGGCGCGGATCCTCTCCGAGCGCGGCGAGGCCGAGATCGACTTTCTGGCGGACCTGCCCGCCGAGGAGGGGCTTCGCTGGCTCATGGCCCTGCCGGGCGTCGGCATCAAGACGGCCTCGCTGGTGCTCCTCTTCTGTTTTTCAAAGGCCGTCCTGCCCGTCGACAGCCACGTCCACCGGGTCAGCCAGCGCCTGGGGCTGATCGGCCCCAAGCTCAACTCGACCACGGCGCACGGGCCGCTCCTGGCCCTCTTACCCGGTGACCCCCATGTCCTCTACAACTTTCACATCGCCACGCTGAGGCACGGCCAGAAGATCTGCGTCTGGGGCACGCCGCGCTGCGGCAAGTGCCTGCTCACCGACCTCTGCGACTGGTATCAGGAAAACCGGGCTGAGGCTCCGGCACCTCCCAACGGCAAAGCTTGACCCGACCCTTGACCCTGACCAAGGGCGACACCCTCACTGCGGTATCCCGGTCAGGCAGCGCGACATGGCCCCGCCCTTTACCCTCACAAGATTTGCCGCCATAGCAAAGGCCCTCCAAAGAGGGCCTTATAGGAACAAGAAGGGCTAGTTCTGGTCTTGGTTCTGGTCCTGGTCCTCGTCCTCAGCCGTGCCGATCATTCTGGCGTCGACCGCGATAATGACCTCGAACGCTCCCGGCGCAGGCTCTTCGGCAACGGCCGGTTCGGGTTCCTCTGCCGGCTCGGGTTCCTCTGCGTCAGGATCGTCCACATCCGGGTCTTCCACGTCCGGCTCGGGCTCTTCTTCCTCGGCGGGATCGACTTCGGCAGGCTCTTCCTCTGCTACCGCCGGCTCCTCGACCGGCGTCTCCGCGTCGAACACCACGGTGGCCGTCTCTTCGCCCGTGACCTCAACCTCCTGCATTCTGGCTTCGTAGTCCTCGCCCGTTGCCGTAACGATATAGGTGCCCGGCGTGAGGTCGATCAGCGTCTGCGACTGGGTGACGCTGCGGGTGTAGCCGTCGGGACCGGTGACCTCGACCGTGACGCCCGCTTGCTCGATCAGGATCTCGAGGCTGCCCTCGCCGGGTTCAAGCTCGGTCGCGGCAGGATCCTCCTCGGCAGGCTCTTCTTCGGTGGGCTCTTCTTCGGTGGGCTCTTCGGCAGCGACCGGCTCCTCGTCTTCCAACTGCACCGGAACGGTCACGGTGGCAGTCTCGCCGGCCATTACCTCTACTTCCGTCTGCAACTCTACGTCTTGCCCTTCGAATCTCGGCTCGACGATGGTGACGGTGTAGGTACCCGGTTGTAAGCCCTCGAGCGTCTGCTCCTCTTCGCCCGCATCAACCGTCAGGGTTTCGCTGTAGTCGTCGGGGCCGCTCACGAGGAGTTCGATCTGGTCGGCGTCCATAGGGTCTACGTTGATGGTGAGGTTGCCCTGCTCCGCATCCTGCGGCTGGTCGGCCGTTGCTTGCTGTGCGGCCGGCTGCTGTGTGGTCGTCTGCTGGGTGGCTTGCGCCTGCTCGGCCTGGGGCTGTGGGGCGACGGTGACGGTCGCGGTCTCGCCGGCCATCACCTCGACCTGCTCGCTGCTGCGCGTCTCTTCTTCTTGCTCTTCAGTCCAACCCGGCACGTTGACCATTACCATGTAGCTGCCGGGCTCGAGATTGCCGATGGTCTGCTGCGGCTCGGCCAGAAAGGTTTCGTGATAGTCGCCGGGACCAAAGACATCGAGTTGCAGCCGGTCTTCGCCGGCAAAGTCGACGTTGACGGTCAGGGCGCCCTGACCCTCTTGCTGCTCAGCGGCTTGCGGCGCGGTCTGTAGCTGCCCAGTCTGCTGCGCTGTTTGCTGGCTGATATGCAGCATTACCGGCGCACCAGTCTGTACCAGCCAGCTATTGTCCTGCCCGGTCGGTTGTTCCTCTTCCTCTTCGGGTTCTTCTTCGGGAGTCTCTTCGCTGTCGGCGGGTTCCTGGTCGGCATCGGTGGCGCCTTCACCGCCGGTTACACCCTCACCGCCGGTCACGCCCTCACCGCCGGTCACGCCCTCACCGCCGGTCACGCCTTCACCGCCGGTTACGCCTTCACCGGGTTCTTGCTCAGTCTCTTGGACCTGGTCCTCCTGCGTCACCTGGGCCTCGCCTTCGGGGCCACCGATGACGAAGTGGGTATAGACGTAGCCGGGCCTCACCTCGAGGTTGTCCATGCCAAAGGCGACCGTCTCCGTGCCCGCCTCGCGAACGTCGATGTCGTAGCTACCCGCCGGCACGAAGAAGTATTCGCTCACCTGGCCGAAGTCGAGGTTTTCGACGAGGACATCGCCATCCCGCACGGCCACGTCGACGGCACCTGCCGCCTGGGCGGCGTGAAGAACGCGGATGCTGGCGCCGTTGGAGGGGGGAAAGGCGCGCAGGTTGTCGCGGTAGACGCGCGCCTCGAGAGTTTCTTCGGGACCGAGCGCGGCAATGGTGTAGTAGACGCCCGCTTCGACCTCGAGCGAGGCGCTGATCAGCGGCTCCTGGGCGCCACCGGCGGTGATGCTCACCTCTACCGAACCGGAGGGAATCACCTGGTAGGCGCTGACGTCGCGGTAGCCGACCCCTTGAAAGGCGCTCGCGCCGTTGATCGAGACGTCGATATCGGCGGCGTCGGGCGACAGATGGGCGATGCGAATGGCTGCTTGCTCACCGGGAGTTACCTCTTGCTGGCCTTGTTGTGCGGAGGCTAGGGCGGCGCAAAAGGCAAGTGTGAGAACGAGTAAGGCTAATGGTACCTTTTTCATCTATGCATTCCTCCTATCGTGAAATCATCTTAAGACTATGCAAGCCGGCACCCATAGAAATTTGTCTGGCTTACCGTTGCTTAGGATACACATGCTTAGGATACACAAATACCCGGAGCAAATGTCGGACCAAACGTCGGGGACCCAAAAGACGTTCTTGTGGCTTTCTTTCGCCGCCGGCCGGTGAGAGCTGACGGCTCGAGTGCCGACCCCAGGCGATGAGCAGCGGGTTACCTACAGGACGATCTTCCACCAGCTTGCGCCGCCACGGCTCAGACCGGCAACCGCAACACAGAACCGCAATACAGAACCGCGATTACAGAACTGCAATACAGAGAAGATTCCCAAGCGGTAGTTGCCGCTAACATCGGAAGCAAGATGAGAAATTTTTGAATCTCATCCTAGCACAACTCAGGAAAGGAAGGGAATCTCATGAGTCCACCCTCAAGTCATTCCAACTTCAGCTTTTCCTTCCCGGCCTTGAGAAGGTTAGGTGCCGCCGCGCTCCTCCTGCTCTTGGCTACGCCTCTAGGAGGGCTCGCGCAGCAGCAAGAAGGAGCCGTGCAGCAAGAGGAGGAGCTGGCCGTCGAGCTGTCGGGCCAAGAAGCCGTGTCCGCGGAAGTCAATCTTGCGTCCATCATCGGCCGGTCGACCATTCACGCGCTCGCTGTCAGCAATACCGGCGACACCCCGCTCGAGTACACCGTCGAAGTAGAAGAGGACGCCGACTGGCTCGAGATCATCTCCTTCTCAGGCGTCTTGGACGCCGCCGGTGCCGACGACCGCGACGTCATCGAGTTCGAGACGACCTGCCCGGCCGAAGAGGCTTCGTTGTCGACCGACCTCACGATCAGGATCACCGATCCGGAGGTCGAAGAAGCGGTGCATACGGTCACGGTCAACCTCACCTGCCGCCCGGCTGCCCTGGTAGAGGTTCCCATAGGACCGCCCGGCCCGCCCGGCCCCGAAGGTCCTGAAGGTCCGCCCGGTCCGGAAGGCCCGGAAGGTCCTGAAGGTCCTCCCGGTCCCGAAGGGCCCCAGGGCGAGACCGGCCCACCCGGTCCCGAAGGCCCAGAGGGCCCGCCTGGACCCGAAGGCCCCGAAGGGCCCGAGGGTCAGCAGGGCGAAACCGGCCCGGTGGGTCCCGAAGGCCCGGAAGGTCCTCCCGGTCCGGAAGGTCCAGAGGGTCAGCAGGGCGAAACCGGCGCCACCGGCCCGGAAGGTCCTGAAGGTCCTCCCGGTCCTGAAGGCCCCGAAGGGCCGCAGGGCGAAACCGGCCCGCCCGGACCCGAAGGTCCGGAAGGTCCGCAGGGTGAACCTGGCCCCACCGGTCCGGAAGGCCCGGAAGGTGAACGCGGACCCATCGGTCCGCAAGGACCCGAAGGAGCTACCGGTTCCGACGGACCGATGGGTCCCCAAGGCGAAGAGGGCCCCATGGGTCCCCAGGGACCTCCCGGCGAAGAGGGTCCTACGGGTCCCCAAGGCTCGCAGGGTGAACCCGGTCCCGAAGGCCCGATGGGACCGCAAGGCGAAGAGGGTCCTACTGGCCCCCAGGGGCCAGCCGGCGAACCCGGTCCCGAAGGCCCACAAGGTCCGCAGGGTGAGCGTGGCGCCATCGGACCGATGGGACCACAAGGCGAAGAGGGTCCCATGGGTCCTCAGGGACCGGCCGGTCCTGGCATCACGGAAGAACAGTTCCAGGCTTTGGAACAACGGATGGAGGAGCTCGAGAGGCGCCTTGCAGCCATTGACGAGCAAGAGGTCGAACCTGCCGAAGCGGAAGAGGTCGAACCCGTCGAACCCGAAGATGCCGAAGACGCCGAAGCGGTAGACGAGGAAGAGGTCGAACCGGTCGGACCCGCTGAAGAGGAAGAGATCGCGCCCGTCGAACCGGTAGGCGCCGAAGACGCCGAAGCGGTAGATGAGGAAGAGGTCGAACCTGCCGAACCGGTAGGCGCCGCACCGGCCGATGAAGAGCCGGCTCAGGCTCCGGGCAGGCTGGTCATCACCACCGAGTTCACCATCGAGGACGAGGTCGAAATCACCGTGACCGGACCCGATGGCTACAGCGAATCGTTCGTGGCGGTAGAGCAACAAACGCTCGGAGGTCTGGTGCCAGGCAGCTACACCGTCACTGCCGACGCGCCCGAGCTCGAGGAGCAGGAGGTGGAGATAGAAGCCGGAGAAACCGCTACGGTCTCCATCCCCGAGACACAAGAGGACTGAGCGTTGAGAAGACGCTGACCCGAAACCCAAAAGAGGCGGCGCAGGTCGGCCGCCTCTTTTGGGTTACCCGGCTCCCCACAGCGAGGATGACAGCGAGGATGAAGGCAGGACTCAGGTTAAGCCGAGACCCAAGCGGAGGCAGTGCCCAAGCGAAAGCAGTACAATGCGAGATATGGAAAATTCGAGAGAGGGGGTTGCAGCTACTGTTAGATGGAAGTAGATAGAATAGCTAAAACAGATGAGAAACTCCTCGAGCCTCATCACGTCATCTCCGGTTACGTTCGCATAAGGAAGGGGTTCCATGAAGCCACCGTCGCAAGATCCTAAATCCAATCATCCTCCCCCCGCTCCGAGGCGATTATCTTTAGCAGCAGCCCTGATGCTCTCGTGGCTTCTTTTTGCGCTTGCCTACGCCCAAACCGAGGAAACGACGGCCGTCGAGGTCTCGGGACAGGAGTCGGTGCCGGCGGAAGTCAACGTGGTCACGCCGACCGGCCAATCCACCATTTACGCCCTGACCCTCAACAACGTCGGCGATACTCCACTCGAGTACACCATCGAAGCAGAAGAGGACGCCGACTGGCTCGAGATCATCTCCTTCTCGGGCATCTTGGGCGCCGCCGGCGCCGACGACCGCGACGTCATCGAGCTCGAGACGACCTGTCCGGCCGAACCGACCTCGCTCTCAGCCGACCTGACCCTTACTATCACCGAGCCACAGGTCGAAGCAGCCGTGCAGACCATCACCGTCAATCTTAGCTGCGGCCCTGGCGCCATCGTTCCCACCCAGCCCCAAGCCGCTGTTGCCGGCATCGTCGCCAGGGAGGACCTGCCTACGGTAACGGTGCAGGTTCCCGTCGGGCCACCCGGTTCGCAGGGACCGCCTGGCCCCGAGGGACCTCCCGGACCAGAAGGGCCTCCCGGACCCCAGGGTCCCGAGGGACCGGAAGGACCGCCGGGACCACAGGGCGAAACCGGACCGCAGGGCGAGCGGGGGCCCATCGGGCCACAAGGTCCCGAGGGTGAACCCGGACCGGAAGGAGCGGAAGGGCCCGAAGGACCGCAAGGCGAAACCGGCCCGCAGGGCGAGTCTGGGCCCGAGGGGCCGGAGGGTTCCGAGGGGCCGGAGGGTCCTCGTGGTCTTCCCGGTCCGGTGGGGCCCGAGGGAGCGGAGGGACCTGAGGGGCCCGAAGGACCCCAAGGCGAAACCGGCCCCCAAGGCGAAACCGGACCGCAGGGCGAGCCTGGTCCCGAGGGGCCGGAGGGACCGGAAGGGCCAGAGGGTCAACAGGGCGAGCGGGGGCCCATCGGGCCACAAGGTCCCGAGGGTGAACCCGGACCGGAAGGAGCGCAAGGGCCCGAAGGACCCCAAGGCGAAACCGGACCTCAAGGCGAACCTGGTCCCGAGGGGCCGGAGGGTTCCGAGGGGCCGGAGGGGCCTCAAGGAGCGGAGGGACCTCAAGGCGAAACCGGCCCGCAGGGCGAGCCTGGGCCTATCGGTCCCGAGGGACCGCAGGGCGAACCTGGGCCTATCGGTCCCGAGGGACCGCAGGGCGAACTTGGACCGGCGGGCGAGCGCGGGCCTATAGGCCCGCAGGGGCCGCAGGGCGAACCTGGCCCGGAAGGACCGCCCGGACAGGGCGAACCCGGTCCGCAAGGCGAACCTGGTCCGGAAGGACCAGTTGGACCCGAAGGCCCGCCCGGACCCGAAGGACCGCCCGGGCAGGGCGAACCTGGCCCGGAAGGACCAGTTGGACCTGAAGGCCCGCAGGGCCCGCCCGGACCGCCGGGACGGGGAGACCCTGGCCCGCAGGGCCCGCCTGGCGTCGAAGGCCCGCAGGGCCCGCCCGGACCGCTGGGAGAGGCTGGACCGGTCGGACCCCAGGGACCCGAGGGTGACCTCGGTCCTGTAGGCCCCCAAGGACCGCCAGGCCCGCCCGGACCCGCCGGGCAGCAAGGAGCCAGGGGCGACGTGGGGCCGATGGGTCCCGAGGGGCCTCAGGGCCCGCTAGGCCCACCCGGGCCCGCCGGCCAGCAAGGACCCAGAGGAGACGTGGGACCGCCAGGCCAACAAGGCCCTAGGGGCGACCCTGGACCCGTTGGTCCTCAGGGAGCCGTCGGCGAAACCGGTCCCGCCGGTCCGCAGGGTCCTCAAGGAGCCGAGGGCGCGCCGGGCCCACAAGGGCCGACAGGCTCCAGAGGGCCCATCGGCCCTCAGGGAGAGGACGGCCAGCGCGGACCCATCGGTCCCGTGGGCCCTCAAGGCCCTCCCGGCGAGGGGCTGACGGACGAACAGCTTCAGCTCATGAACGCCCTTTTGACCGGCGCGGTCACCAACCTGACGCCGGAACAGACCGAAAACCTGAGGCTGGTCTTCCTCCGCAGCTTCGAGGGCACCGGCTCGGTGCTCGACAGTGCCTACCAGGCGTCGGTAGCGCGGCGCAACACCGAGGTGGAAAACCGCCTGAGCACGCTCGAGGCCCAAGCCGATCCAGAAGCCTTGGAGCAGCAGGTCGCCGACCTGCAAAACCAGGTAAACCAACTCCTCAGCCGCCTCGAGGCGCTCGAGAGCCAGTAAGAAACCTCAGCTAGACAAGAAGAGGCGGCGCTAGGCGCCGCCTCTTCTTTTTCTTTTGTCATGTTCTTTTGTCATGTTCTTTTGTCATGTTCTTTTGTCATGTTCTTTTGTCATGTTCTTTTGTCGTACCAGTTACCGTTTGCCAGCTACCGTGCTCCAGCCACGCTTCACTGCGGCCGGGTGACCGGCTTGACGTTGCCTCCCCCAAACCAGCCTTAAACTGACGCATGAAGCTGCTTCATGCGAAGATGCGGGCAGGGGGTCTTGGAGGACCTTTTGTCCCAGCCGCCCTCAAGGTCGCGCTGGCCTTGCTGCTCCTGAGCGGGGTGGGCTCCGGCCGCGACCTGCTGACCAGCCTCGAGGGCCGGACGCTCGTTTTCGACGCGCTCGTGGACGTATTCAAGGAGTTCTACTGGAACGAAGACCATCTCGACTGGGACGCCTGGGCAGCGGCGTTTCGCGAGGAGGCGCTGGCGGGTAGCAGCCGCCACGACTTCGAGCTGGTGGCGCGCAAGATGGTGAGCGCCGTCGCGGACGACCACTCGAGCTGGCTCGGCCTCAGCAGCGACGGGGGCGACGAGAGCATGGCGGCGACCAGGACCTTGGGCCTGGGCTTTCAGCACGACTTCCTGAGCGGCACGGGCATGGTCGTCTTGCGCGTCTTTCCCGATACGCCCGCGGCCGCGGGCGGCCTGCGGCGCGGCGACGTGATCGCGCGCATCAACGAGCGGGGGCTTGGGGACGCCGTGAGCAGCCGGAGTCCCGCGGCTCTCTTGGACAGCGCCATCCGCGCGGGCAAGGTCGAGCTGACGGTGCGCCGCGGGGCCGAACTGCACGAGCTGAGCCTCGAGCCCGCCGAGATCGCTCTGGCGGCCTTGAGCGAGATGCCTCAGGCCGACATGCTCGACGCCGGCACCGGCTATCTCTACCTGCCGAGCTTCAACCACAGCGGTGTCGCCGCGCGCGCGCATGCACTCCTGAGCGATCTCAAGGCGCAGGGCGCAACGGCCCTGGTGCTCGACATGCGCGGCAACCTGGGCGGGCGCCTGAGCGAACTCGGCCTGTTCCTCGGCTCCTTTATCGAAGGCCCCTGGGCGCAAGCGCTGAGCAGGGGCGCGCTCGCCTGGCGCGCGAACTACAGCGTGGTGGAGGGCAAAGCCCAGAGCTGGCTCGAGACCGAAGACGGCCTGGTCTTTTCGAGGCTGGCGCTCGAGACCGCTCCCGAGCACTGGGGTGGCCCGCTGGTGGTGCTCGCGGACTACCGGAACTCCAGCGCCGGCGAACTCGCCCCGCTCATCTTGCAGGCGGCGGGCCGGGCCAAGGTGGTCGGCGAGGCCACCAGCGGCAACGTCGAGGCCGTCCGCGGCTTTGACCTGCCCGACGGCAGCACGGTCTTAGTCGCCGTCGCCAACCTTCAGTCGGCCACGGGGGCGAGCTTCGACGACGGGCTCAGCCCCGACGTCTACGCCACCGAGACCCTGAGCGAACTGGCCCGCGGCTTCGACGCGCCCGTAGCGGAGGCCCAGCGCCTCCTGCGCGAGCTGCCCTTCACGCCGGGCAAGTTTTTTTAGCTCGAGCGCAAAGAGGGCGTGCAGAGAAAGCCCGATCCGGAGTTGCGTCGCTGTCCACCCGAACTTGACATGGCCCGGTGAGGGGCGATACACTGACTCTTGCGCTTCGACGCGGGGTGGAGCAGTCCGGTAGCTCGTCGGGCTCATAACCCGAAGGTCACAGGTTCAAATCCTGTCCCCGCAACCAACCACTGCAACCAAACACCATGTGCAAGAGGGAACCCCCGGCCAAGCCGGGGGTTCCCTTTTGCATGAGCTACATCCGTCGCCGGGACGGTGCTAGCCGCGCTCGTCCTCCCACAGGGCCGCGCCGAAGTGGTCCCAGGGCAGGCGACCCTCGTTGGGGTCGGCGGGGTCGAACTGCGCGTTCATGGCGTAGATGAGCAGCGCTCCCTCCGCGCCCGCCCGGTAGCCGTGGGCGACGCCCGCGGGGATATAGAGGAGCGCCGGCTCCTCGCCGTCTAAGAGGTAAGCGCGCCGCGTTCCCAGGCTCGCCGAGCCCTCGCGGAGGTCCGCGAGCCACACCAGCAGCCGCCCGTCGACCACCACCCAGATCTCGTCTTGTATCTCCTTGGGATGGACGTGAAAGGCGTTGATGCGGTGAGGGACGGCTTTGGACAGCGAGAGCTGGCGCAGGGCAAAGGGGGTCCCCAGACCCTCGACCTCGCCGCTCGAGAGCCGCAGCCCCTCCATGAACCAGCCGCCGAGTGCACGGTGCTTCTTGAGGGGCTTGTACAAGACGCCCCCGATGGCCGGCGCGGCCCCGTAGCTCTGGAAGCTCAGCGCCTCTTGGGCGCTCGCCGAAAGCTTGATCTTCACGGCTTCCATTCCCCCTTGAGCCCTTGCCAGCGCGCGGTGTCGAGCGAGACATCCTCGGGCAGGGCGACCCCGGCATTCTTCTCGGCATCTAAGCGGCTGCCGCGCGCGACGCTGTTGCTGCGCCGCCTAGCCAGCTCCCAGACCGACTTGCGCTCGGTGGCGATGTGCAGGGTGCTGTAGCCCCTGGCCGCAATCGCCCAGAAGCGCGCTACCGCCAAGGCGATCTCCGGCGCGATCACGTCCACGTAGTCCTGCGAGGTGTAGAGGTCGCCGTAAGCCACCGGATAGGGCCAGGCGCGCGGGCGAAAACTGGTGCGGATAACCAGGTGCCGGGGCAGGAGGCGCACCAGCGACTCGGCGACGAGCTTGGTGAGCGCGTAGTAGTTGCGCACCGGGCCGGGCGGGTCGTCCTCCTGATAGTGGCCGCGGTCGCCGTAAAAGACGTAGTCGGTCGAGATGTGGACGAGGGGCAGGCCAGAGGCCAGCGCCGCCGCCACGAGCTGGCGACTGCCGTCCACGTTGACGCGCCAGCAGCCCGCCCGGTCCACTTCGGCACCCGCGACGT
The sequence above is a segment of the Deinococcota bacterium genome. Coding sequences within it:
- a CDS encoding aminoglycoside phosphotransferase family protein, whose product is MSQTTTPTAPLHTFHCAILHPTEARVLMLQEDRTWSLPSFEPKDTFVNQVAQVNQAAQERFGIAATVLRCADFKEDQESVAAVFILEPHGFSRPLAEGERWIGLADLRELVLAAPEHRELLQRCLSEDADPRAALAPRPPWASRGWLEEAKAWIHDELGHLGRWPTSSLEQIKQWSITSLWRQRTSAGDVYFKAVPPLFANEGGITQALAGLYPGNIPVPLAVKPERSWMLLEDFGGKTLREAGVVYWQDALTRFSHMQVAATRHVGALLGAGCTDRRLDTLSAQLPSLLHDAEELGSLSEEERQRLHALEPKLNAMIQDLNGYGIPQTLVHGDLNFNNVALSGDRIVFFDWTDGAIAHPFFDLMSFVYFDDAASIGPERWEEMLAAYLEPWTAFEPMPRLRQAYDLAIMLALLHHAISYKNIRESQEEGARWELGGTTAYLLRTLLGKVSK
- a CDS encoding endonuclease III, with the protein product MTETDDTLRKKALEVYRCLLEMHGERALEPRREPMHELVSTMLSHRTTQRNEELAFERMWERFDSWEAIRDAPVAELAEAIAPANFAEVKAPNIKRALARILSERGEAEIDFLADLPAEEGLRWLMALPGVGIKTASLVLLFCFSKAVLPVDSHVHRVSQRLGLIGPKLNSTTAHGPLLALLPGDPHVLYNFHIATLRHGQKICVWGTPRCGKCLLTDLCDWYQENRAEAPAPPNGKA
- a CDS encoding DUF4397 domain-containing protein; translated protein: MKKVPLALLVLTLAFCAALASAQQGQQEVTPGEQAAIRIAHLSPDAADIDVSINGASAFQGVGYRDVSAYQVIPSGSVEVSITAGGAQEPLISASLEVEAGVYYTIAALGPEETLEARVYRDNLRAFPPSNGASIRVLHAAQAAGAVDVAVRDGDVLVENLDFGQVSEYFFVPAGSYDIDVREAGTETVAFGMDNLEVRPGYVYTHFVIGGPEGEAQVTQEDQVQETEQEPGEGVTGGEGVTGGEGVTGGEGVTGGEGVTGGEGATDADQEPADSEETPEEEPEEEEEQPTGQDNSWLVQTGAPVMLHISQQTAQQTGQLQTAPQAAEQQEGQGALTVNVDFAGEDRLQLDVFGPGDYHETFLAEPQQTIGNLEPGSYMVMVNVPGWTEEQEEETRSSEQVEVMAGETATVTVAPQPQAEQAQATQQTTTQQPAAQQATADQPQDAEQGNLTINVDPMDADQIELLVSGPDDYSETLTVDAGEEEQTLEGLQPGTYTVTIVEPRFEGQDVELQTEVEVMAGETATVTVPVQLEDEEPVAAEEPTEEEPTEEEPAEEDPAATELEPGEGSLEILIEQAGVTVEVTGPDGYTRSVTQSQTLIDLTPGTYIVTATGEDYEARMQEVEVTGEETATVVFDAETPVEEPAVAEEEPAEVDPAEEEEPEPDVEDPDVDDPDAEEPEPAEEPEPAVAEEPAPGAFEVIIAVDARMIGTAEDEDQDQNQDQN
- a CDS encoding collagen-like protein, with amino-acid sequence MRRLGAAALLLLLATPLGGLAQQQEGAVQQEEELAVELSGQEAVSAEVNLASIIGRSTIHALAVSNTGDTPLEYTVEVEEDADWLEIISFSGVLDAAGADDRDVIEFETTCPAEEASLSTDLTIRITDPEVEEAVHTVTVNLTCRPAALVEVPIGPPGPPGPEGPEGPPGPEGPEGPEGPPGPEGPQGETGPPGPEGPEGPPGPEGPEGPEGQQGETGPVGPEGPEGPPGPEGPEGQQGETGATGPEGPEGPPGPEGPEGPQGETGPPGPEGPEGPQGEPGPTGPEGPEGERGPIGPQGPEGATGSDGPMGPQGEEGPMGPQGPPGEEGPTGPQGSQGEPGPEGPMGPQGEEGPTGPQGPAGEPGPEGPQGPQGERGAIGPMGPQGEEGPMGPQGPAGPGITEEQFQALEQRMEELERRLAAIDEQEVEPAEAEEVEPVEPEDAEDAEAVDEEEVEPVGPAEEEEIAPVEPVGAEDAEAVDEEEVEPAEPVGAAPADEEPAQAPGRLVITTEFTIEDEVEITVTGPDGYSESFVAVEQQTLGGLVPGSYTVTADAPELEEQEVEIEAGETATVSIPETQED
- a CDS encoding collagen-like protein; the encoded protein is MLSWLLFALAYAQTEETTAVEVSGQESVPAEVNVVTPTGQSTIYALTLNNVGDTPLEYTIEAEEDADWLEIISFSGILGAAGADDRDVIELETTCPAEPTSLSADLTLTITEPQVEAAVQTITVNLSCGPGAIVPTQPQAAVAGIVAREDLPTVTVQVPVGPPGSQGPPGPEGPPGPEGPPGPQGPEGPEGPPGPQGETGPQGERGPIGPQGPEGEPGPEGAEGPEGPQGETGPQGESGPEGPEGSEGPEGPRGLPGPVGPEGAEGPEGPEGPQGETGPQGETGPQGEPGPEGPEGPEGPEGQQGERGPIGPQGPEGEPGPEGAQGPEGPQGETGPQGEPGPEGPEGSEGPEGPQGAEGPQGETGPQGEPGPIGPEGPQGEPGPIGPEGPQGELGPAGERGPIGPQGPQGEPGPEGPPGQGEPGPQGEPGPEGPVGPEGPPGPEGPPGQGEPGPEGPVGPEGPQGPPGPPGRGDPGPQGPPGVEGPQGPPGPLGEAGPVGPQGPEGDLGPVGPQGPPGPPGPAGQQGARGDVGPMGPEGPQGPLGPPGPAGQQGPRGDVGPPGQQGPRGDPGPVGPQGAVGETGPAGPQGPQGAEGAPGPQGPTGSRGPIGPQGEDGQRGPIGPVGPQGPPGEGLTDEQLQLMNALLTGAVTNLTPEQTENLRLVFLRSFEGTGSVLDSAYQASVARRNTEVENRLSTLEAQADPEALEQQVADLQNQVNQLLSRLEALESQ
- a CDS encoding S41 family peptidase, which codes for MKLLHAKMRAGGLGGPFVPAALKVALALLLLSGVGSGRDLLTSLEGRTLVFDALVDVFKEFYWNEDHLDWDAWAAAFREEALAGSSRHDFELVARKMVSAVADDHSSWLGLSSDGGDESMAATRTLGLGFQHDFLSGTGMVVLRVFPDTPAAAGGLRRGDVIARINERGLGDAVSSRSPAALLDSAIRAGKVELTVRRGAELHELSLEPAEIALAALSEMPQADMLDAGTGYLYLPSFNHSGVAARAHALLSDLKAQGATALVLDMRGNLGGRLSELGLFLGSFIEGPWAQALSRGALAWRANYSVVEGKAQSWLETEDGLVFSRLALETAPEHWGGPLVVLADYRNSSAGELAPLILQAAGRAKVVGEATSGNVEAVRGFDLPDGSTVLVAVANLQSATGASFDDGLSPDVYATETLSELARGFDAPVAEAQRLLRELPFTPGKFF